A section of the Elusimicrobiota bacterium genome encodes:
- the rplX gene encoding 50S ribosomal protein L24, protein MKLKLRKKDKVMVIAGKDKGKTGEVLKIYPEKGRILIGKINMVTKHKKPKQTEPGGLQKMEAAIAYSNAMLMCPKCEKPVRPKLDKLATGETVRLCRRCGETIL, encoded by the coding sequence ATGAAACTCAAGCTGCGCAAGAAGGACAAGGTGATGGTCATCGCCGGCAAGGACAAGGGCAAGACCGGCGAGGTGCTCAAGATCTATCCGGAGAAGGGCCGCATCCTGATCGGCAAGATCAACATGGTGACCAAGCACAAGAAGCCCAAGCAGACCGAGCCGGGCGGGCTGCAGAAGATGGAGGCGGCGATCGCCTACTCCAACGCCATGCTGATGTGCCCCAAGTGCGAGAAGCCCGTGCGGCCCAAGCTCGACAAGCTCGCCACGGGCGAGACCGTTCGGCTCTGCCGCCGCTGCGGCGAGACCATACTTTAG
- the rplN gene encoding 50S ribosomal protein L14, with translation MIQLRSIINVADNSGARKIQCFHVNKGHYHRYATVGDVIVASVRDAMPNSAVKKGEKVRAVIVRTVHKRRRPDGSYIRFDDNAACLIDENGEPRGTRVFGPVSRELRDLEYLKIISLAPEVV, from the coding sequence GCGCTCCATCATCAACGTCGCCGACAACTCGGGGGCCCGCAAGATCCAGTGCTTCCACGTCAATAAGGGCCACTATCACCGCTACGCCACGGTGGGCGACGTCATCGTCGCCAGCGTGCGCGACGCCATGCCCAACAGCGCCGTCAAGAAAGGCGAGAAGGTGCGCGCCGTGATCGTGCGCACGGTGCACAAACGCCGCCGGCCCGACGGCTCCTACATCCGCTTCGACGACAACGCGGCCTGCCTCATCGACGAGAACGGGGAGCCCCGGGGCACCCGGGTCTTCGGCCCGGTCTCCCGCGAGCTGCGCGACCTGGAATATCTCAAGATCATATCTTTGGCTCCCGAGGTGGTCTGA
- the rplE gene encoding 50S ribosomal protein L5, with protein sequence MAVSDGREVKHPVPRLQKRYHEEVVPALMKAHGLENPLQVPRLVKIVLNVGVSEARENVQMLDGAREEMAMVTGQWPQLRRAHKSISNFKLRQGMPIGLRVTMRGHRMYEFLDRLISVSIPRIRDFRGLEPRGFDGTGNFNLGLREQTIFAEINVEKVSKPRGLNLTFVISGGSDEMSLALLRALGMPFKVAAPAPTAKAVGTVPETAAAGAGRD encoded by the coding sequence ATGGCCGTCTCCGACGGCCGCGAGGTCAAGCATCCGGTCCCGCGACTCCAGAAGCGCTACCACGAGGAGGTCGTGCCGGCCCTGATGAAGGCCCACGGCCTTGAGAACCCCTTGCAGGTGCCCCGCCTGGTCAAGATCGTGCTCAACGTGGGCGTCTCCGAGGCGCGCGAGAACGTCCAGATGCTCGACGGCGCCCGCGAGGAGATGGCGATGGTCACCGGCCAATGGCCGCAGCTGCGCCGGGCGCATAAGTCCATCTCGAACTTCAAGCTGCGCCAGGGCATGCCCATCGGCCTGCGCGTGACCATGCGCGGGCACCGCATGTACGAGTTCCTGGACCGGCTCATCTCCGTATCCATCCCCCGCATCCGGGACTTCCGGGGCCTGGAGCCCCGCGGCTTCGACGGCACCGGCAACTTCAACCTGGGGCTGCGCGAGCAGACGATCTTCGCGGAGATCAACGTGGAGAAGGTCAGCAAGCCCAGGGGCCTGAACCTGACTTTCGTGATCAGCGGCGGCAGCGATGAGATGAGTCTGGCTCTGCTGCGCGCGCTGGGGATGCCGTTCAAGGTGGCGGCGCCGGCCCCGACGGCGAAGGCCGTCGGGACGGTTCCGGAGACGGCGGCCGCGGGCGCGGGGAGAGACTGA